From Theileria annulata chromosome 1, complete sequence, *** SEQUENCING IN PROGRESS ***, one genomic window encodes:
- a CDS encoding Tpr-related protein family member, putative (Tap349e08.q2ks7.C.cand.31 - score = 66.00;~10 probable transmembrane helices predicted for TA06265 by TMHMM2.0 at aa 22-44, 144-166, 176-198, 205-227, 242-264, 392-414, 429-451, 501-523, 543-565 and 578-596), translating to MAECPYCGSANKQAGGGTEDCPYLMAAYVFAGLAMMLNIRLSYSSAPYALIRFRLPENLFSVFVRRMASALELWCLPSMLLGNIMEYGLKGYYQIKNYESDFANGFNLKVPSTINITDSTPKTITIKNLPHVNNTFTPRLEKFYWIVVPSIITQWLNFLTYVILLFVYISGGDQGHLTVFYFVIAISGFVFGINMVLLYAVDWNYIPVYMVGENSFPIVTSSIHYMTTLIFGNRRKWNSDFIIVWIDIWVAIVISLVAAFLWTLAYGYYRNTQKEAITGYPASTSTTITYGTSSECTKHTATPVGKATITDPTDGKSPTLTLNVSDTATNLAAIQETQCNVDVDTTKKTLTIKYGDECITITVGSITKAKGPVLYGHILTEKFDMSTVRGAIISPTLMVIVGMGLVYAIYPGIAPGMIVPFYLVDKIEMVLLIATFFPPVIVALLNRGSFNESTKPYSPKNIYQFHKPEDTENGFGGWRPYKKHVKGSANCESESTIDNWFWHFFDLLIVIKISLAAIFIYSLHYRESAISRSIINQPKMSTILSIIFYMCHEFLLALGFPGVIGNNGSTYVMLPAQYVGALFMIFLAFYSEGYIIEYKSHDPTHWPTESMNRWNVVCI from the coding sequence ATGGCAGAGTGTCCTTACTGTGGAAGTGCTAATAAGCAGGCTGGTGGTGGTACTGAGGACTGTCCATATTTGATGGCAGCGTATGTATTTGCCGGTCTTGCTATGATGCTCAATATTAGACTCTCATATAGTTCTGCTCCATATGCACTCATTAGATTTAGGTTGCCGGAGAACCTATTCAGTGTGTTTGTTAGGAGAATGGCTAGTGCTTTGGAACTCTGGTGTTTACCTAGTATGTTACTGGGTAACATAATGGAATATGGTCTTAAAGGATACtatcaaattaaaaactACGAGTCAGACTTCGCCAATGGCTTCAATCTCAAAGTCCCTTCCACCATCAACATCACCGACAGCACCCCCAAAACCATCACTATCAAAAATCTACCTCACGTAAATAACACCTTCACTCCCAGACTTGAAAAATTCTATTGGATCGTAGTTCCTTCAATTATAACTCAGTGGTTAAACTTCCTCACATATGTAATACTATTGTTTGTCTATATTTCGGGTGGTGATCAAGGGCATCTAACTGTATTTTACTTTGTTATCGCAATTTCAGGATTTGTATTTGGTATTAACATGGTATTACTGTATGCCGTTGACTGGAATTATATACCTGTCTATATGGTTGGTGAAAACTCATTTCCAATTGTAACCTCATCAATTCACTACATGACTACGCTGATATTTGGCAATCGTAGGAAATGGAATAGTGACTTCATCATAGTCTGGATTGACATTTGGGTAGCAATAGTAATCTCCCTTGTGGCCGCTTTTCTTTGGACCCTAGCCTATGGCTACTATCGCAATACTCAAAAAGAAGCAATAACTGGTTATCCTGCTTctactagtactactaTTACATATGGTACTAGTAGTGAATGTACTAAGCATACTGCTACTCCTGTTGGTAAGGCCACTATTACGGATCCTACTGATGGTAAGAGTCCTACTCTTACACTTAACGTTAGTGATACTGCTACTAATCTTGCTGCTATTCAGGAGACTCAGTGTAATGTTGATGTGGATACTACTAAGAAAACTcttactattaaatatggTGATGAATGTATTACTATTACTGTTGGTAGTATAACTAAAGCTAAAGGTCCTGTTCTTTATGGTCATATACTTACTGAAAAGTTTGATATGAGTACAGTTCGGGGAGCGATTATTTCTCCTACACTCATGGTCATTGTTGGCATGGGACTAGTGTATGCCATTTATCCTGGTATTGCACCTGGTATGATTGTACCATTTTATCTGgttgataaaattgaaatggTTCTTCTCATTGCCACATTTTTTCCACCTGTAATTGTAGCTCTTCTTAACAGAGGATCATTTAATGAATCTACTAAACCTTATTCACCTAAAAACATATACCAATTTCATAAACCTGAGGATACTGAAAATGGCTTCGGCGGATGGCGACCATACAAAAAACACGTAAAAGGATCAGCAAACTGCGAATCTGAATCTACTATTGATAATTGGTTTTGGCACTTCTTTGATCTCCTAATTgtcattaaaatatcacTGGCTgctatatttatatattcacttCATTACAGAGAATCTGCAATATCTAGATCTATAATTAATCAGCCCAAAATGTCCACAATCCttagtataatattttacatgtGTCATGAATTTTTGTTGGCATTAGGTTTTCCAGGTGTGATTGGTAATAATGGAAGCACATATGTTATGCTTCCAGCACAGTATGTGGGCGCTCTATTTATGATATTTTTGGCATTTTATTCAGAGGGATacattatagaatataaaagtcATGATCCAACTCATTGGCCCACAGAAAGTATGAATAGGTGGAATGTGGTATGTATTTGA
- a CDS encoding uncharacterized protein (Tap349e08.q2ks7.cand.103 - score = 11.20) produces MSQFLPVSKGFNPRKSHPFSSNRFKRRCPSQYFYIPIECPLGRNCEDGLCALSHSKLEVIFHPVLHRTKRCGMAVLNICVFSQRCAFFHNSRERISSHLVWLNWHWNWSLWDSDPKSFSQRFNLDIDISNKFFIMLQNRIQLHYILNKQENSQNNQLNHEGSDTYYPTYVKEAIAYNAGDDAKMMNLEKRLDAILELCTTPETTASSLTPKIKQYLELTPYNNEMQNSNHNDFEFYNDNLNQLIK; encoded by the coding sequence atgaGTCAATTTTTGCCAGTTAGTAAGGGATTTAATCCGCGCAAATCTCACCCTTTTTCATCCAACAGATTCAAGCGCCGGTGCCCCTCACAATACTTCTACATACCAATTGAGTGTCCATTAGGCAGAAATTGCGAAGATGGTCTATGTGCTCTGTCTCATAGCAAACTTGAAGTGATATTTCACCCAGTGCTCCACAGAACTAAAAGATGTGGGATGGCCGTGTTAAATATATGCGTTTTTTCTCAAAGATGTGCCTTCTTCCACAATTCTAGAGAAAGAATCTCATCACATCTTGTCTGGCTAAATTGGCACTGGAATTGGTCTCTGTGGGATAGTGATCCGAAATCTTTTTCTCAGAGATTCAACCTAGATATAGatatatcaaataaatttttcataatGTTACAAAATAGAATACAATTACACTacatattaaataaacaagAAAACAGTCAGAACAACCAGCTAAACCATGAGGGTAGTGACACTTACTACCCTACCTATGTCAAAGAGGCCATAGCATACAATGCCGGAGATGATGCAAAGATGATGAATTTAGAAAAGAGGTTGGATGCGATCTTGGAATTATGCACAACTCCCGAGACAACAGCTAGTTCTTTGACTCCgaaaataaaacaatatttGGAACTAACACCTTACAACAATGAAATGCAAAACAGCAACCACAATGATTTTGAATTCTATAATGacaatttaaatcaattaataaagtAG
- a CDS encoding Tpr-related protein family member, putative (Tap349e08.q2ks7.C.cand.31 - score = 66.00;~11 probable transmembrane helices predicted for TA06260 by TMHMM2.0 at aa 20-42, 54-76, 98-120, 127-149, 164-181, 190-212, 274-296, 309-326, 868-890, 911-933 and 938-960) codes for MTTDNKPPFGEHPLKISAFTFAGLAMMLNIRLVYSAAPYALLRFKLPENLFSVFVRIMAGSLELWCLPSMTIANVMDYFRRRLLSDDNWKDWYYHYQSIFWSWANFLTFVILWISFIIGGEAGNVTAFYWVVAASGFVFGINMVMVYAMEFQYLPWYMIGENSFPMVTSLMHYVGTLFFGNRRKWNSDYIIVTIDIVISLAISLVAAVLWTWAYWDAKNDGYPPSDPNQRVCKTFSVSGTTDLTYSLNPNYADSHADGTDNCGYKKSYAYWLHFIPPSLMVLIGMGLVYCIYPGIAPGMIVPFYLIDKIEMVLLIATAFPPVIIGIMKQYKINPYIPMGNWGTYHKKACKGGSNLESGGGTTEQCKCPNGSSSSSSSAILRLHNTTIKASDGLIAIATIKVTNSTGGGTPYTGLINTINNGTLSKTGDLKINTKLQVGEILTLSGRGTANGGNEINIKGTIIVTSPGSLGQTITLDGLLAGTLTLSDALAGSINVTKETTGDSLNANTPSALGGITVNIGGSGVTGNATITITATKDRDDLTSISEQVNIRDIKLTKADGGALRINTTALKPNDTLNLIGTATATRFTNIKVSGMITITSGNGTLGNTITFTDDVTSSGALTLADDPDGESVKVQTGGTLTLQANILTVLQNTNFSLISPGSDKRVLTYEPRLVTESRITIGIKTSTIGKVTLSGLSLIPVCITSTNNFSATADLSLTHNQSASTDLKTTGGLTINSTSLSGATVTITKDEKDKVASLSNGDLQTSTNLVPGDTLTLTITKSSTETKLEGKITVTSPGNLNGNLTLKGGLTGTIRDLSVRGGTLTASNVNITNLKYDPEEFHVNHESTHCCFWGGKVFKWSDTNPKNVPWHIPVILGPFQICLAVVLVYSLHYTDSNISRSIVNQPKMSTALSIIFYMCHEIQLALGFPGIASDPNILLPMQLIGAFLMVLLAFYSVGYITEYKRNDPLNWPTDGMTTWNSLCYWLKMASKITNKNFKQLFTTETS; via the coding sequence ATGACGACTGACAATAAGCCCCCTTTCGGAGAGCATCCATTGAAGATCTCAGCATTTACTTTCGCCGGACTTGCTATGATGCTTAATATTCGTCTAGTTTACAGTGCTGCTCCATATGCATTGTTGAGGTTTAAACTACCTGAGAACCTTTTCAGTGTCTTCGTAAGGATTATGGCTGGATCTTTAGAGCTTTGGTGTCTACCAAGTATGACAATTGCTAACGTTATGGACTATTTTAGACGACGACTTCTTAGTGATGATAACTGGAAAGATTGGTACTATCACTATCAATCTATATTTTGGTCTTGGGCTAACTTCTTAACATTTGTCATATTGTGGATATCATTTATCATTGGTGGTGAGGCAGGTAATGTTACGGCGTTTTACTGGGTTGTGGCAGCATCTGGCTTTGTGTTCGGTATTAATATGGTTATGGTATATGCTATGGAGTTTCAATACCTCCCATGGTATATGATTGGTGAAAACTCCTTCCCAATGGTGACCTCACTGATGCATTATGTTGGTACTTTATTCTTTGGTAATAGAAGGAAGTGGAACAGTGACTACATCATTGTCACTATTGATATTGTGATATCATTGGCAATATCCCTCGTTGCAGCTGTACTGTGGACTTGGGCCTATTGGGACGCTAAGAATGATGGATATCCACCTTCTGATCCTAATCAGAGAGTTTGCAAAACCTTCAGTGTTTCTGGTACTACTGACCTGACATACTCACTAAATCCTAACTATGCAGATAGCCATGCCGATGGTACCGATAACTGTGGTTATAAGAAGTCTTATGCTTATTGGTTACACTTTATACCGCCAAGTCTTATGGTTCTTATTGGCATGGGTCTAGTATACTGTATATATCCTGGCATTGCACCTGGTATGATTGTACCATTCTATctaattgataaaattgaaatggTACTTCTAATAGCAACAGCATTTCCACCAGTAATCATTGGTATAATGAAACAATATAAGATTAATCCATATATACCTATGGGTAACTGGGGAACATATCACAAGAAGGCTTGTAAAGGTGGCAGTAATCTGGAAAGTGGAGGTGGTACTACTGAACAATGCAAATGCCCAAATGGTTCCAGCAGCTCTAGCTCAAGTGCAATACTAAGACTTCATAATACTACTATCAAAGCCTCTGATGGCCTTATAGCCATTGCCACAATCAAAGTCACCAACAGTACTGGTGGTGGTACTCCTTATACTGGTCTCATCAACACAATCAACAATGGTACTCTCAGCAAAACCGGTGATCTCAAGATCAACACGAAGCTTCAGGTTGGTGAGATACTAACACTCAGTGGTCGAGGTACTGCTAATGGAGGTAATGAGATCAATATTAAAGGTACCATAATAGTTACTAGCCCTGGATCTCTTGGACAAACCATAACTCTTGATGGTCTTCTAGCTGGAACTCTAACCCTCAGTGATGCTCTTGCAGGTAGTATCAATGTAACCAAAGAAACTACTGGTGATAGTCTCAACGCCAATACTCCAAGTGCTCTCGGTGGTATCACTGTAAATATCGGTGGTAGTGGTGTTACAGGTAATGCGACCATAACAATCACTGCTACCAAAGATAGAGATGATCTCACATCCATAAGTGAACAGGTTAACATAAGAGATATCAAACTGACCAAAGCTGATGGTGGTGCACTCCGCATAAATACCACTGCTCTCAAACCAAATGACACTCTAAACCTCATTGGTACTGCCACTGCCACTAGATTCACAAATATCAAGGTGTCTGGCATGATCACAATCACTAGTGGTAATGGTACACTTGGAAACACTATAACATTCACTGATGATGTTACTAGTTCAGGTGCCCTGACCCTCGCTGATGATCCTGATGGTGAGTCTGTCAAAGTCCAGACTGGAGGTACTCTAACCCTCCAAGCTAATATTTTGACCGTTCTCCAAAATACTAACTTTAGTCTCATCAGTCCTGGTAGTGACAAACGTGTTCTTACCTATGAACCTAGACTTGTTACCGAATCCAGAATCACTATAGGAATCAAAACCTCCACCATTGGGAAGGTAACTCTAAGTGGACTTTCACTAATACCCGTATGTATCACCAGTACTAACAATTTCAGTGCCACTGCTGATCTATCCCTAACCCACAACCAAAGTGCTTCTACTGATCTCAAAACTACTGGTGGACTCACCATCAACAGCACGAGCCTCAGCGGTGCCACTGTTACAATCACCAAAGACGAAAAGGACAAAGTCGCTAGTCTCTCCAATGGTGATCTCCAAACCAGTACCAATCTCGTTCCAGGTGACACACTAACCCTCACAATCACTAAAAGTAGTACCGAGACCAAACTTGAAGGTAAAATCACTGTAACATCACCAGGAAACCTCAATGGCAATCTAACACTCAAAGGTGGCCTCACAGGAACCATCAGAGATCTAAGTGTTCGTGGCGGAACTCTCACCGCCTCGAATGTTAATATCACCAATCTGAAGTATGATCCTGAGGAGTTCCATGTCAATCACGAATCTACTCATTGCTGTTTCTGGGGTGGTAAGGTCTTTAAGTGGTCTGACACTAATCCTAAGAATGTTCCATGGCATATTCCTGTAATTCTAGGTCCATTTCAAATCTGTCTAGCTGTTGTATTAGTTTATTCACTTCACTACACAGACTCCAACATATCTAGATCCATTGTTAATCAACCCAAAATGTCAACAGCGCTCtccattatattttatatgtgtcaTGAAATTCAGCTTGCTTTGGGGTTCCCAGGTATAGCTTCTGATCCTAACATTCTTCTTCCAATGCAACTGATAGGTGCATTCCTTATGGTACTTCTTGCCTTCTATTCTGTAGGATATATAACTGAGTATAAGCGTAATGATCCTTTAAATTGGCCAACAGACGGCATGACAACCTGGAATTCCCTGTGTTACTGGTTAAAGATGGCGAGCAAAATTAccaataaaaatttcaaacaaTTGTTTACAACTGAAACAAGTTGA